A window of Rhododendron vialii isolate Sample 1 chromosome 11a, ASM3025357v1 contains these coding sequences:
- the LOC131306786 gene encoding uncharacterized protein LOC131306786, with protein sequence MAVKGETLTSHDRILLRIRTQQAIRKAIIEENEPVSWIADEDLLNFHLKCLSLLLDDISVGGLVPAFLLPGDMQKEVAMSPDNLLSTFMLEKERNQALGIADDLKGQLKGAEDSLNQTLKELEASQTEAKAALEKGYNKGIKVATNSYTNQMPGIQDQEDIAEERDEEQEVHTSEQHTSEQHVPDVDPAFTSHEYSPQNHCNPCRNPAISHMQDYYQFSEKAHYPYLSPKSAAKATIVEQNMKIDQLIGKHSFHKHSFHDKNIYVYHKNCDFNAVDVRIFSDEDLNVCPTSERVSLHENVVEASEDQHIEIDPINGVENNLQLPPKIVQSLGDAQRLSGVSNLNGDIIVPYPHFVDFHPNGITWVVKARLVRMVEVFNQLLPHTTLILVLLDDQGDAMEASVGPEEVFYFREHLFEGRVYLFKGVSIVPADEKYNLVPYHYKMCFTDDTRVEHVYITCDRTPLHWTYRVRLQDIHHFAKNYVQLIDVVGLVVIVTKHQSTRNEDLMMRDVVLLDKSMTFVRLTLWNEFAMRDGMRLLETLHQNNILFATGLKVDDFHGPYLSTCKKSKLYVNQSIRTNGIPEWFAKDEIAQKSVAWNRTHGFSLPQALIISNVRRILINQFAFWANVNYYRVIGRIEKIYVEHLWIDLCNTCYNQVDNQYGWFMCKHCG encoded by the exons GCCTTCTTATTACctggagatatgcagaaagaagttgcaatgtctccagacAATCTCCTGAGCACTTTtat gcttgagaaagaaagaaaccagGCTCTGGGGATAGCGGATGatttaaagggacaactgaaaGGGGCTGAGGACAGTCTGaatcaaactctgaaagaacTTGAGGCAAGCCAAACTGAGGCCAAAGCTGCacttgaaaagggatacaacAAAGGAATCAAAGTAGCTACAAACAGCTACACGAACCAGATGCCTGGGATTCaagaccaa GAAGACattgcagaggagagagatgaagagcaggAGGTACATACGTCTGAGCAACATACGTCTGAGCAACATGTTCCTGATGTTGATCCAG CTTTCACTAGCCATGAATACAGCCCCCAAAATCATTGCAACCCTTGCAGAAATCCAGCGATCTCACATATGCAAGATTACTACCAATTTAGCGAAAAAGCCCACTACCCCTACCTTTCACCGAAAAGTGCAGCAAAg GCAACAATTGTGGAGCAGAATATGAAAATTGACCAACTAATTGGTAAGCACTCTTTCCACAAGCATTCTTTCCACGACAAGAATATCTATGTATACCATAAAAACTGTGATTTTAATGCTGTTGATGTGAGAATATTTTCAGATGAAGATTTAAATGTGTGCCCCACATCTGAAAGAGTTAGCTTGCATGAGAATGTAGTAGAAGCAAGCGAAGACCAACATATTGAAATTGACCCTATAAATG GTGTGGAAAATAATCTGCAACTGCCACCCAAAATAGTTCAGTCGCTTGGGGATGCTCAAAGATTAAGTGGAGTGTCAAATTTAAACG GTGATATAATTGTCCCTTATCCCCATTTTGTTGACTTCCATCCAAATGGGATTACATGGGTAGTCAAAGCTCGATTGGTCAGAATGGTAGAAGTGTTTAATCAGCTTTTACCTCATACAACGCTGATATTGGTTTTACTTGATGACCAG GGTGATGCTATGGAGGCAAGTGTAGGGCCTGAAGAAGTGTTCTATTTCAGGGAGCATCTTTTCGAGGGTAGGGTCTACCTTTTTAAAGGAGTCAGTATTGTACCAGCTGATGAGAAGTACAATCTAGTACCGTACCACTACAAAATGTGTTTTACTGATGATACAAGAGTAGAACATGTATATATCACATGTGATAGGACACCCCTTCATTGGACTTACCGTGTAAGATTACAAGATATCCATCATTTTGCCAAGAACTATGTACAATTGATAG ATGTGGTTGGGTTGGTTGTCATTGTCACTAAACATCAAAGTACTAGAAATGAAGATTTGATGATGAGAGATGTGGTTTTGCTTGATAAAAG TATGACGTTTGTTCGTCTTACTTTGTGGAATGAATTTGCAATGAGAGATGGGATGCGTCTCCTTGAAACTCTGcaccaaaataatattttgtttgcTACAGGGTTAAAGGTCGATGATTTTCATG GTCCGTACCTTAGCACTTGCAAGAAGAGCAAATTATACGTTAACCAGTCAATTCGGACAAACGGGATTCCTGAATG GTTTGCAAAAGACGAAATTGCACAAAAGTCGGTAGCATGGAATCGCACACATGGCTTTTCGCTCCCACAGGCATTAATAATTTCAAATGTCAGGAGAATTCTAATAAACCAATTTGCGTTTTGGGCCAAT GTAAACTATTATCGCGTAATTGGCcgcattgaaaaaatatatgttgaacaTCTATGGATTGATTTATGCAATACATGCTATAACCAAGTTGACAATCAATACGGTTGGTTTATGTGTAAACATTGCGGCTAA
- the LOC131306787 gene encoding uncharacterized protein LOC131306787: MCRLYNAKMVVRDSTGSMELLVKDMKAEFILQCVPSYLKKLMLKDNGAQMLKDYISQFYECPYVFIIPAPKFGCVDHCAPLVTFVLKVDWSEECWHIFKVEEERAKQKESADNDPLDKVSLNLLFHEGVTNDEIRVIHPITDRFGNWWGLVGTRKVDNSDEAEIEAQLEEATTMANQMALQDLHGDNDESANQDDNVVLMINLSEEKDCSGLIVDAAIGVYPNWTVEYTLKYKIKKADSDLSSNFESTQSESSFSSFQTTESRVANIVPVPKKTGGIGVCIDFRDLNKASPKDDFLLPHVDELVDNTAGHALLSFMDGFYGYNQILMSPEDREKTTFTTPWGTYCYRVMLFGLKNVGATYQRMATTLMHDMMHKEVEVYVDDMIVKSREREGHYEALRKFFERIRQFKLRLNP, encoded by the exons ATGTGCAGACT GTATAATGCAAAGATGGTCGTGAGAGACTCCACTGGCTCAATGGAACTCTTGGTAAAGGACATGAAGGCAGAATTCATCTTACAATGTGTCCCTTCATATCTGAAGAAATTAATGTTAAAG GATAATGGGGCGCAAATGCTCAAAGATTATATTTCTCAGTTTTATGAATGTCCATACGTGTTTATTATTCCTGCTCCAAAATTTGGATGCGTTGACCATTGTGCTCCTTTGGTGACTTTTGTgttaaaagttgattggtcAGAAGAGTGTTGGCACATTTTCAAAG TGGAAGAAGAAAGGGCGAAGCAAAAAGAATCCGCTGACAATGATCCACTAGACAAAGTATCACTAAACCTACTCTTTCACGAGGGGGTCACCAACGATGAAATAAGGGTGATCCACCCCATCACGGATAGGTTTGGCAATTGGTGGGGATTAGTTGGCACACGGAAAGTTGACAATAGTGATGAAGCAGAGATTGAAGCTCAACTCGAAGAGGCAACGACGATGGCAAACCAAATGGCCCTTCAAGATTTGCATGGTGACAATGATGAAAGTGCGAATCAAGATGACAATGTAGTGCTGATGATCAACCTTAGTGAGGAAAAAGATTGCTCTGGGTTGATTGTGGATGCTGCAATAGGGGTTTACCCAAACTGGACCGTGGAATACActctaaaatacaaaataaaaaaagctgACTCCGATCTTAGTTCCAATTTTGAGTCAACTCAGTCTGAGTCTAGTTTTTCGTCCTTTCAAACTACTGAGTCTAGA GTAGCCAATATCGTCCCGGTACCAAAGAAGACTGGGGGAATCGGGGTCTGCATAGATTTCCGGGATCTCAACAAGGCCAGTCCGAAGGATGACTTTCTGTTGCCACATGTAGATGAACTAGTGGACAATACCGCAGGACATGCATTGctatccttcatggatggattTTATgggtataatcaaattttgatgtcCCCTGAGGATAgggagaagaccaccttcaccaCACCGTGGGGAACCTACTGCTATCGAGTGATGttgtttgggttgaagaatgTTGGAGCTACTTACCAAAGGATGGCTACAACACTgatgcacgacatgatgcacaaagaagtagAGGTGTAcgtcgatgatatgatagttAAATCGAGGGAAAGAGAAGGACATTATGAAGCACTCCGAAAGTTCTTTGAGAGGATTAGACAATTTAAGTTACGTCTTAATCCTTAA
- the LOC131306789 gene encoding uncharacterized protein LOC131306789 has product MLGFLITQKGIEVDPPKIQAIMEIPPPKTKKEVRSFLGKVQFINRFISRLTATCEPLYKLLKKDIDVEWNQDYQRAFEAVKEYLQNPPVLSPPISGKPLILYLSVTETSMGCMLAQENDAKVECAIYYLIKKMMDYETRYTPLEKTFLVSRLDPIKYLFEKPALIGKLARRLLLLAKFDLKYMTRKSVKGRVVAEFLADHPITEAKVEDFKFTHEDILFLLDDTWQLYFDGASNQFGYGIGVLLVSPNDSHISLSYKLRFEVTNNQAEYEACIAGMEVALELGARRIEVIRDSNLVVSQARGDWKVKADTLKLYHSVLETLIPQFDSIIFTHTPRVSNRFANALATLASMVEIPLGFAMWPLMIEQKVKLACECTFIEEGEDDGKPSLQEKLHFTVFGKCY; this is encoded by the exons ATGCTGGGATTCCTTATCACTCAGAAAGGAATCGAAGTAGACCCTCCTAAGATACAAGCTATCATGGAGATACCACCgccaaagacaaaaaaggagGTGAGAAGCTTTTTGGGAAAAGTACAATTCATCAACAGATTCATTTCCAGACTCACAGCCACTTGCGAACCTCTTTATAAGCTTTTGAAGAAAGACATAGATGTTGAGTGGAATCAAGACTATCAACGAGCGTTCGAGGCAGTCAAGGAGTATCTTCAGAACCCGCCTGTATTGTCACCACCCATCTCTGGAAAACCATTAATTTTGTACCTTTCAGTAACAGAAACGTCCATGGGATGTATGCTGGCACAAGAAAATGATGCTAAAGTAGAGTGCGCCATATACTACCTCATCAAAAAGATGATGGATTATGAGACAAGGTATACTCCTTTGGAGAAGACCT TTCTAGTTTCTCGATTAGacccaatcaaatatctttttgagaagccagcacttatTGGAAAACTGGCTAGACGGTTATTGCTGTTAGCAAAGTTTGACCTCAAGTACATGACAAGGAAATCAGTAAAAGGAAGGgttgtggcagaattcttggcAGATCATCCCATAACAGAGGCTAAGGTAGAAGATTTCAAGTTCACTCACGAAGACATCTTATTTCTCCTAGACGACACTTGGCAGCTTTACTTTGATGGAGCGTCAAACCAATTTGGGTATGGCATAGGGGTATTACTAGTTTCCCCCAATGACTCTCACATCTCTCTATCATACAAATTAAGGTTTGAGGTCaccaacaaccaagctgaatacgaagcCTGCATTGCTGGAATGGAAGTGGCACTAGAACTAGGGGCAAGAAGGATAGAAGTCATTAGAGATTCAAACTTAGTGGTGTCCCAAGCAAGGGGAGATTGGAAGGTTAAAGCGGATACATTAAAGTTGTACCACTCCGTGCTGGAAACTTTAATTCCACAATTTGACTCCATTATCTTCACGCACACTCCACGAGTGAGTAATAGGTTCGCAAATGCACTGGCaacactggcctctatggtcgAAATACCCCTGGGATTTGCAATGTGGCCGCTAATGATCGAGCAAAAGGTCAAACTGGCATGTGAATGTACTTTCATTGAGGAAGGTGAGGATGATGGGAAgccatcactacaagaaaaattgcattttacAGTGTTTGGAAAATGCTATTAA